Below is a window of Campylobacter concisus DNA.
TTAGTTACAAAAGTGGGACAGTCTCTTAAAAATTCCAATGATTATAAAGCCATCACCCTTTTAATACCATAAAAATAGTTTTCTAAAATTTTTGCATATATTTTTGTCAAGACTTAAAATCTACTCAATGAAATTCTAAATATCTTAAAGAGACTTATAAAGCAACTCTTATTTAAATCACTCCCCAAAACATATCATAAAAATATTTATACCATCTTCGTGTTTGTATTTTAGGGCATGGCCGTGCTTTTTAAAAATTTGATTTGCTATGTAAAGTCCAAGTCCAAGTCCAGAATTTGAAGTTTCTACTCTTCTATTAAACGCCCTATCAAACTCAAGTCTTTCTTGCTCAAGCTCGTCTCCCACGCTGCTGATGCACAGAGCATTTTTATCTATCCTTACGATGACTTTGTCGCTTGAGTATTTTAAGGCATTATCGATCAAATTTTTAACTCCGGTCGCATAAAGCTCAAAATCAACCTCAACAGCGCTTATCTCACCATCTGCTAGCACATCTATGCGGCTTGTATCTTTTAGCAAAAGCATATCTACCGAGTGATCTACGATGTCTATGACTCGGTGTTTGTTCTTTTTAAGCTCCCACTCGCTCGATACTAGTTTTTCGACCTTGACAACCTCGCCTAGTATCATCTCTAGCCTTATAAAAATTTGTTTTAACCTGTCTCCCGCCTTATCGTCTTGTAAAATTTCAGCGATCATATCCGCCATGATCCGCCCTTTCATTATCGGGTTGCGAAATTCATGCAAGATATTACGCAAAAAGAGCGCTCTAGCCTGTTTTATGGCGTCTATCTTTTGCATAGTCGTGTTAAATTCGCCAGCGATTTGGCCTATTTCGTCGTTTGCCTCTACTTTTATCAGCCTAAATTTATCCTCCTCGCCTGCTCTTCTTATCATATTTTTTAAATTTCTAAGCCTTAGCAGTTTTTTCAAAACGACTATAAAAAATGCGACCATTACTATATTTACTACGAGCCAAAGCACCCAAATGCCATTTGAAGAAATTTCTTCTAAATTTTCTAAAGGCACATCGTTTTTTGCTATGTCATCTTTGCTTGATATATTAAGCCCTGCCGCATCCATAATGCGTGAAAACATTTTTGGATCGATAGAAGAAAATCTAGGCACAAAATAAAACTTTTTGTTATACCTTATCATATCAGCATACGAGTCGCTATAAATTTTCTCTCCGCCTTGCCTGATCTTAATAGGATCAAGCTCGCTACTTTTAAGACCTATTTGCGCTAGTTGTTTAGCCGCGTTGCCTTCTACTTGTCCTCGTATACGCATACCCAGCATAAAGCGCTCATAAGTATGATACTCTGCGTCTCTAATCTGCTTTTTTGATTCGATAAAAAATGCCAAATTTACCGTAATGAGCGCGGCAAAAAAGAAAAAAGATATGAGTTTTATGATAGATATATTACGCATTGATAAATTTATACCCTATACCGCGCACGGGGTGGATGAAGTGTGGATTTTTAGGGTCGTCTCCTATCTTTTGGCGCAAGCGCCCTATGGCTACGTCGATACTTTTTAGCCCGCTTTGAAATTTAGCCTGACCTAAATTTAACAAAATATCCTCTCTTGATACGACTATCCCCTCTTTTTCATAAAGGTAGATAAAGATGTCAAATTCTGCCTTTGTAAGCGCTATGACTTCTCCATTTTTTAATATGGTGCGTCTTTGTTTATCTACGCAAAAGGTTTTGGAGTCATTGCCGGCTTGTATCCCTCGGCGAAGTATCGCCCTTAGCCTAAATGCAAGCTCTATTGGCTCATAGGGCTTTGCCATGTAGTCGTCCGCCCCAAGCTCAAAGCCCTTTATCTTATCTAGCGTTTCGCTGCGAGCCGATGAGATGATGATAGGTAGCGACGGGTAGCTATGCCTTACCTGCTTGCACACCTCAAGGCCGTCCATATCAGGCAAGCCAAGGTCAAGTACCAATGCATCAAAGGTATTTTTCTCATTTAAAATTCTAAGTCCCTCAAGCGGGTTTGTGACTATGGCTACGCTTATCTCGCTTTTTGCAAGTGCATATTTTAAAAGCTCGGCTAGTTCAAGGTCGTCTTCTATAAGTAAAACTTCTATCATAGTGGTGATTATATCAAATTTTAAATTTTGAAACTAAAAATATTTTTTTAGTTAATGTTACCAAAACCTTACCGTTTTTCGTGAGCCTGCGTGTTATGATTTCACTAATAAATCCAAGGGGGATGCCATAAAACACAGTGGCTTTGTGTTTTAAAAGGGCGTGGTTATTCTAGACATATCACCAAATGGCAAAAACTGAAAGGTAAATTTTACATAGCGTGGCATGATCGCAAGTGATGATGCGATAAGCCAAGCTTAAAAAGGCGGCATTGTTAAATGCC
It encodes the following:
- a CDS encoding ArsS family sensor histidine kinase, with the translated sequence MRNISIIKLISFFFFAALITVNLAFFIESKKQIRDAEYHTYERFMLGMRIRGQVEGNAAKQLAQIGLKSSELDPIKIRQGGEKIYSDSYADMIRYNKKFYFVPRFSSIDPKMFSRIMDAAGLNISSKDDIAKNDVPLENLEEISSNGIWVLWLVVNIVMVAFFIVVLKKLLRLRNLKNMIRRAGEEDKFRLIKVEANDEIGQIAGEFNTTMQKIDAIKQARALFLRNILHEFRNPIMKGRIMADMIAEILQDDKAGDRLKQIFIRLEMILGEVVKVEKLVSSEWELKKNKHRVIDIVDHSVDMLLLKDTSRIDVLADGEISAVEVDFELYATGVKNLIDNALKYSSDKVIVRIDKNALCISSVGDELEQERLEFDRAFNRRVETSNSGLGLGLYIANQIFKKHGHALKYKHEDGINIFMICFGE
- a CDS encoding response regulator transcription factor; this encodes MIEVLLIEDDLELAELLKYALAKSEISVAIVTNPLEGLRILNEKNTFDALVLDLGLPDMDGLEVCKQVRHSYPSLPIIISSARSETLDKIKGFELGADDYMAKPYEPIELAFRLRAILRRGIQAGNDSKTFCVDKQRRTILKNGEVIALTKAEFDIFIYLYEKEGIVVSREDILLNLGQAKFQSGLKSIDVAIGRLRQKIGDDPKNPHFIHPVRGIGYKFINA